CCGGTTCGGCCAGCGCCTCCTGGATCAGGTCGTCGGTCGGCGGCCGGCCGACCGCGCCCATGCGCTGCAGGGTCGGCGGGTGGGTATCGAGCGGATGCGCGGTCGCCGCCTCCGCAGAGAGGTTCGGCGCCTTCAGCGGCGCGTCGCCCACGGCGTCGGCGAGCCGCGCGATGAAGTCCTCGCCGGCCTCGTCCGGCCGCCGCGCGACACGATCAAGATAGTCGTTCACGACCTCATCCAGCACGGTGATCCGTACCAGGCTGGTCGCCACCGCCCGTCCGCCGGCAAGACGCGCGGCCACCTTGTCGGCCTCGAATTCGCGCAGGCGGCTCCAGTGCTTCACTGCGGCATCGAAGGAATCGATGAGATAGGCTGTGAAGGCCGTCGCCGGCTTTGCCCATTCATTGTCGGACCGCTTGCTGATCTGCATCAGCGTCGCGATCATGCCGGCATAGATGGGCGAAAATTTCAGGCTGTATTCGGTGTCGGCGCCGACGAAGTGACCCAGCTCGTGGGCGAGCACCGCGGTGTTTTCCTGCGGCGACAGCAAGGTCATGTAGGAGAGTGGCAGGTGCATGGTCCGGCCGCTCAGCGGCTTGTCGTGCGGCTTCAGCACGATGTCATGAGCGGTGACGTAGTAGCTGCTGACGACGCCGAGCACGATATTGTCGGGCGGCGCGGTGCCCACCTTGGCCGCAAGGTCGCGCACGAAGGCCCAGAGGCCCGGCGCCTCGGCCGCCGAGAGATCGCGCCCTAGAACCTCCATCGGCTCGTGCTGCGGTTTCAGCGTGCGGGCGAGGCGGAACAGCGCAAGCCCGGAGCCCCAGGTGAGGAAACCGCCGGCGAGAATCAGGATCAGATGGAGCTTGAAGGCATTGCCGCTGCCGTTGGAGAGGATCACCTGCTCGTAGCCGATGATGCAGGCAACGAGGGTCAGGGCAAGAAAGCCGGTCGTCAGCAGCGTGAGCAAGACGCCGAGATAGCGTGGCAGCCGGGTCTGCCAGCGGGAAAAGGCGGCCAGCAGCTTTTCGCGCGAGCGCAGCGCGCCTCTGGCCGCGAGGCGCACCATGATCATGCCGGCCAGCCCGATCAGCGCGGCGCCAATGCCGATCGCCACGGCGACGAGCCCGGCCCCGCGCGCCCAGGGAGCGAGGGCGCGGACGGTGCTGTCCCGCGCGGTCTCGTGCCTCAGTTCCCGCA
This portion of the bacterium YEK0313 genome encodes:
- the htpX gene encoding Protease HtpX; amino-acid sequence: MTFLSKLPPALRVSVWLVIMPLLMAAAGAWVWHANRADIFVPTAAEQRQIDRLESILDDIRGNPRASVTVDGRRYGNPLATQMVERRLRELRHETARDSTVRALAPWARGAGLVAVAIGIGAALIGLAGMIMVRLAARGALRSREKLLAAFSRWQTRLPRYLGVLLTLLTTGFLALTLVACIIGYEQVILSNGSGNAFKLHLILILAGGFLTWGSGLALFRLARTLKPQHEPMEVLGRDLSAAEAPGLWAFVRDLAAKVGTAPPDNIVLGVVSSYYVTAHDIVLKPHDKPLSGRTMHLPLSYMTLLSPQENTAVLAHELGHFVGADTEYSLKFSPIYAGMIATLMQISKRSDNEWAKPATAFTAYLIDSFDAAVKHWSRLREFEADKVAARLAGGRAVATSLVRITVLDEVVNDYLDRVARRPDEAGEDFIARLADAVGDAPLKAPNLSAEAATAHPLDTHPPTLQRMGAVGRPPTDDLIQEALAEPVNAEHQAWVRNLFADSQTLQAQLLADFKHVARENNAVRREMLTGLAAQGGDRVELYHSRWLVFLFGGLAAVFAFGTVFAFLGNLGKTPRESMILTAVAGGAFIAFFALFIVLIKARRRPFLVLSGGELLMPGLARAVAWGDIYNFEMTTSNATVTIKFNLNPRTPDHGRTGGYIPGFKYKNGRSQIVVTGFGVQGMSSDKLFALLEKYQTAAAARQELQRM